Proteins from a single region of Streptomyces spectabilis:
- a CDS encoding cytochrome ubiquinol oxidase subunit I, which translates to MDLALAPETLARWQFGITTVYHFLFVPLTISLAALTAILETAWVRTGKEHYLRATKFWGKLFLINIAMGVVTGIVQEFQFGMNWSDYSRFVGDVFGAPLAFEALIAFFFESTFIGLWIFGWDKLPKKLHCATIWMVSIGTILSAYFIIAANAFMQHPVGYKIVERDGKKRAELTDFAKVLFQETTLVNFFHVIAATILVGGAFMTGIAIFHLRKKRHVRTMRMSLRLGLVTAFVGTLLTVISADTLGKVMYEQQPMKMSAAEALWESEKPAPFSLFAYGDVAKGHNEVAIEIPGVLSFLAKNNFSAEIPGINDLNKEAQDKFGPGDYRPNIPTAYWSYRWMIGFGGVSMALCTAGLWLTRRKVWLAPEHRTGDEEVPKLMLTKNKELAPKLGNWWWRLSQWTLIFPLIGTAWGWIFTETGRQPWVVYGVLKTEDAVSPGVSQGEVLTSLIVFTLIYAILAVIEVRLLLKYVRKGPPELTDADLNPPTKIGGPPGGGTGKDADDDADRPMAFSY; encoded by the coding sequence GTGGACCTGGCACTGGCGCCGGAAACACTGGCGCGATGGCAGTTCGGCATCACCACCGTCTACCACTTCCTCTTCGTCCCCCTGACGATCTCCCTGGCCGCCCTCACGGCGATCCTTGAGACCGCCTGGGTGCGGACGGGCAAGGAGCACTACCTCAGAGCCACCAAGTTCTGGGGCAAGCTGTTCCTGATCAACATCGCGATGGGCGTCGTCACCGGCATCGTGCAGGAGTTCCAGTTCGGCATGAACTGGTCCGACTACTCACGGTTCGTCGGCGACGTCTTCGGCGCTCCGCTGGCCTTCGAGGCCCTGATCGCCTTCTTCTTCGAGTCGACCTTCATCGGTCTGTGGATCTTCGGCTGGGACAAGCTCCCGAAGAAGCTGCACTGCGCGACGATCTGGATGGTGTCGATCGGCACGATCCTCTCGGCGTACTTCATCATCGCCGCGAACGCCTTTATGCAGCACCCGGTGGGCTACAAGATCGTCGAGCGGGACGGCAAGAAGCGCGCCGAGCTCACCGACTTCGCCAAGGTGCTGTTCCAGGAGACGACGCTCGTCAACTTCTTCCACGTCATCGCGGCGACCATCCTGGTCGGCGGCGCGTTCATGACCGGCATCGCCATCTTCCACCTGCGCAAGAAGCGGCACGTCCGCACGATGCGGATGTCGCTGCGGCTCGGCCTGGTGACCGCGTTCGTCGGCACCCTGCTCACCGTGATCAGCGCCGACACCCTCGGCAAGGTCATGTACGAGCAGCAGCCGATGAAGATGTCGGCCGCAGAGGCCCTGTGGGAGTCCGAGAAGCCCGCCCCGTTCTCGCTGTTCGCCTACGGAGATGTCGCCAAGGGCCACAACGAGGTCGCCATAGAGATCCCCGGTGTCCTCTCCTTCCTCGCCAAGAACAACTTCAGCGCGGAGATCCCCGGCATCAACGACCTCAACAAGGAGGCGCAGGACAAGTTCGGCCCCGGTGACTACCGGCCGAACATCCCCACCGCCTACTGGTCCTACCGCTGGATGATCGGCTTCGGCGGCGTCTCGATGGCCCTGTGCACCGCCGGACTCTGGCTCACCCGGCGGAAGGTGTGGCTCGCCCCGGAGCACCGCACGGGCGACGAGGAAGTGCCGAAGCTGATGCTCACCAAGAACAAGGAGCTGGCGCCGAAGCTCGGCAACTGGTGGTGGCGCCTGTCGCAGTGGACGCTGATCTTCCCGCTCATCGGCACCGCCTGGGGCTGGATCTTCACCGAGACGGGCCGACAGCCCTGGGTGGTCTACGGCGTCCTGAAGACCGAGGACGCGGTCTCCCCCGGTGTCTCGCAGGGCGAGGTGCTCACCTCACTGATCGTCTTCACGCTGATCTACGCGATCCTCGCCGTGATCGAGGTCAGGCTGCTGCTCAAGTACGTGCGGAAGGGCCCGCCCGAGCTCACCGACGCCGACCTCAACCCGCCCACCAAGATCGGCGGTCCGCCCGGTGGCGGCACCGGCAAGGACGCCGATGACGATGCCGACCGGCCCATGGCCTTCTCGTACTAA
- the hisC gene encoding histidinol-phosphate transaminase: MSETSPRLRAELEGIPTYKPGKPAAAEGQQAYKLSSNENPYPPLPGVLETAMETVRSFNRYPDMACTGLMSELADRFGVPVSHVATGTGSVGVAQQLIQATSGPGDEVIYAWRSFEAYPIITQISGATSVRVPLTSGEVHDLDAMAAAITDRTRLIFVCNPNNPTGTAVRKAELERFLDAVPSDILVVLDEAYREFVRDPEVPDGIELYRDRPNVCVLRTFSKAYGLAGLRVGFAIAHEPVAAALRKTAVPFGVSQLAQDAAVASLRAEDELLGRVGVLVGERTRVLEGLRTQGWTVPDTQANFVWLRTGDRTVDFAGVCEQAGVTVRPFPGEGVRVTIGEVEANDIFLKVAEAFRKEL, encoded by the coding sequence GTGAGCGAGACGAGCCCGAGGCTGCGCGCCGAGTTGGAGGGCATTCCCACCTACAAGCCGGGCAAGCCCGCCGCGGCCGAGGGCCAGCAGGCGTACAAGCTGTCCTCCAACGAGAACCCCTATCCGCCGCTGCCGGGCGTGCTCGAGACCGCGATGGAGACCGTGCGGTCCTTCAACCGGTACCCGGACATGGCCTGTACGGGCCTGATGAGCGAGCTGGCCGACCGGTTCGGGGTGCCGGTGTCGCACGTGGCGACGGGCACCGGATCCGTGGGCGTCGCCCAGCAGCTGATCCAGGCCACGTCGGGCCCCGGTGACGAGGTGATCTACGCCTGGCGGTCCTTCGAGGCGTACCCGATCATCACGCAGATCAGCGGGGCCACGTCGGTGCGGGTGCCGCTGACCTCCGGGGAGGTGCACGACCTCGACGCGATGGCGGCGGCCATCACCGACCGCACCCGCCTGATCTTCGTCTGCAACCCCAACAACCCGACCGGCACCGCGGTCCGCAAGGCCGAGCTCGAGCGCTTCCTCGACGCGGTGCCGAGCGACATCCTGGTGGTGCTCGACGAGGCCTACCGCGAGTTCGTCAGGGATCCGGAGGTCCCGGACGGGATCGAGCTCTACCGCGACCGGCCGAACGTCTGCGTCCTGCGGACCTTCTCCAAGGCGTACGGCCTCGCGGGTCTGCGCGTCGGCTTCGCGATCGCGCACGAGCCGGTGGCGGCCGCGCTGCGCAAGACGGCGGTGCCCTTCGGGGTCAGCCAGCTCGCCCAGGACGCGGCGGTGGCCTCGCTGCGGGCGGAGGACGAGCTGCTCGGCCGGGTCGGGGTGCTGGTCGGCGAGCGCACGCGCGTCCTGGAGGGGCTGCGGACGCAGGGCTGGACGGTGCCGGACACGCAGGCGAACTTCGTGTGGCTGCGGACCGGCGACCGGACCGTGGACTTCGCCGGGGTGTGCGAGCAGGCCGGCGTCACCGTGCGGCCGTTCCCCGGCGAGGGCGTCCGCGTCACGATCGGTGAGGTGGAGGCCAACGACATCTTCCTGAAGGTGGCGGAGGCGTTCCGCAAGGAGCTCTAG
- a CDS encoding LacI family DNA-binding transcriptional regulator yields the protein MTAAGKHQVSRAETARRGNRQSRAGIRDVAAAAGVSITTVSDALNGKGRLPDATRRHVREVADRLGYRPSAAARTLRTGKSGLIGLTVTTYGDEPFTFTEFAYFAEMARAATSAALARGYALVILPATSRRSPVDVWSNVALDGTVVVDPSDHDPVVSELVRQGLPVVSDGRPAGSLPVTAWVDNDHEAAVLEILEHLAAAGARRIGLLTGTTTDTYTHLSTTAYLRWCERVGQDPVYESYPAHDPCAGAVAADRLLARPDRPDAVYGLFDPNGTDLLAAARRYGLRVPDDLLLVCCSESTVYATTEPPITTLSLKPRRIGTAVVQLLIDAIEGLDTGRPVEQVIPTELIVRTSSERRPPRTTVSPPRAPGHG from the coding sequence ATGACAGCAGCAGGGAAGCACCAGGTGAGCCGAGCGGAGACCGCCCGCCGGGGCAACCGGCAGAGCCGAGCCGGCATCAGAGACGTCGCCGCCGCAGCCGGTGTCTCCATCACGACGGTCTCCGACGCCCTCAACGGCAAAGGGCGACTGCCCGATGCCACTCGACGCCATGTCCGCGAGGTCGCCGACCGCCTCGGCTATCGACCGTCGGCAGCCGCCCGAACACTCCGTACCGGCAAATCGGGCCTCATCGGCCTGACCGTGACGACGTACGGGGATGAACCTTTCACCTTCACCGAGTTCGCGTACTTCGCGGAGATGGCGAGAGCCGCCACCTCCGCGGCGCTCGCCCGGGGCTACGCCCTGGTCATCCTGCCCGCGACCTCGCGCCGCAGCCCCGTCGACGTCTGGTCGAACGTGGCGCTCGACGGCACCGTCGTCGTCGACCCCTCCGACCACGACCCCGTGGTCAGCGAGCTGGTCCGGCAGGGCCTGCCGGTGGTCTCCGACGGCCGCCCGGCGGGGTCCCTACCGGTCACGGCCTGGGTCGACAACGACCACGAGGCCGCGGTCCTGGAGATCCTCGAACACCTCGCCGCGGCCGGTGCCCGCCGCATCGGCCTGCTCACCGGCACCACCACCGACACGTACACCCATCTGTCCACCACCGCCTATCTGCGCTGGTGCGAGCGCGTCGGCCAGGACCCGGTGTACGAGTCCTACCCCGCGCACGACCCGTGCGCGGGCGCCGTCGCCGCCGACCGGCTGCTCGCCCGGCCGGACCGGCCCGACGCCGTCTACGGCCTGTTCGACCCGAACGGGACCGATCTGCTCGCCGCGGCCCGCCGCTACGGCCTGCGCGTACCGGACGACCTGTTGCTCGTGTGCTGCAGCGAGTCGACCGTGTACGCCACCACCGAGCCGCCCATCACCACGCTCTCGCTGAAGCCCCGCCGCATCGGCACCGCCGTGGTCCAGCTCCTCATCGACGCCATCGAGGGCCTGGACACCGGCCGACCCGTCGAGCAGGTGATACCGACCGAGCTGATCGTGCGCACCTCGTCCGAGCGACGCCCCCCGCGCACAACCGTCAGTCCGCCCCGCGCCCCCGGCCACGGCTGA
- a CDS encoding metallophosphoesterase family protein, giving the protein MVEGSMTQGAGQGPEVRTATLRDFRVPAYVYEGVRETGNQAAEHGDRAAAEQEQTAAQAPAAGQGPGPAQGQFPTGHAPQAQRAPYAPQTPSGAPGSTPPRIPAQPGAGRHAHAPEAQAHPMAAQAPAPVPQAMTAPAHPGAAGEMPAGYTPTERDLPVINRGDTVQVEVREMPEPPPAPGGDELGPLYVVGDVHGYLDELVAALQAEGLIDADLTWCAGNTRLWFLGDFTDRGPDGIGVIDLVMRLSAEAAAAGGYCKALMGNHELLLIGAKRFGDTPVNSGAGTATFQAAWLLNGGQKTDMERLEDHHLQWMARLDAIEEADGHLLVHSDTTAYLDYGDSIEEVNDTIREALTRNDADEYWDLFRKFTKRFAFRDDSGPAAVRELLDVYGGSRIVHGHSPIPYLLGEVGSEYDGDDDGRPVIEGPHVYADGLAIAMDGGVTMAGKLLVCQLPLAN; this is encoded by the coding sequence GTGGTGGAGGGGTCGATGACTCAGGGGGCCGGTCAGGGACCCGAGGTGCGGACGGCGACGCTGCGCGACTTCCGCGTACCCGCGTACGTGTACGAAGGCGTCCGCGAGACCGGCAACCAGGCCGCCGAACACGGCGACCGGGCCGCCGCCGAGCAGGAACAGACCGCCGCCCAGGCGCCCGCCGCCGGGCAGGGCCCCGGCCCCGCCCAGGGGCAGTTCCCCACCGGACACGCTCCGCAGGCCCAGCGGGCCCCGTACGCCCCCCAGACTCCCTCCGGGGCGCCGGGCTCCACCCCGCCGCGGATTCCCGCACAGCCGGGCGCCGGGCGCCACGCGCACGCCCCCGAGGCCCAGGCGCACCCGATGGCCGCGCAGGCCCCCGCGCCCGTGCCGCAGGCCATGACGGCCCCGGCCCACCCGGGCGCGGCGGGCGAGATGCCCGCCGGCTACACCCCCACCGAGCGCGACCTGCCCGTCATCAACCGCGGGGACACCGTGCAGGTCGAGGTGCGCGAGATGCCCGAGCCGCCGCCCGCCCCCGGCGGGGACGAGCTCGGTCCGCTCTACGTCGTGGGCGACGTCCACGGCTATCTGGACGAGCTGGTCGCGGCGCTCCAGGCCGAGGGACTCATCGACGCCGACCTCACCTGGTGCGCGGGCAACACCCGGCTGTGGTTCCTCGGCGACTTCACCGACCGCGGGCCCGACGGCATCGGCGTCATCGACCTCGTGATGCGCCTGTCCGCCGAGGCCGCCGCCGCGGGCGGCTACTGCAAGGCGCTCATGGGCAACCACGAGCTGCTGCTCATCGGCGCCAAGCGCTTCGGCGACACCCCGGTCAACTCGGGCGCGGGCACCGCCACGTTCCAGGCCGCCTGGCTCCTGAACGGCGGGCAGAAGACAGACATGGAGCGCCTGGAGGACCACCACCTCCAGTGGATGGCCCGCCTCGACGCCATCGAGGAGGCGGACGGGCACCTGCTCGTGCACTCCGACACCACCGCGTACCTCGACTACGGCGACTCGATCGAAGAGGTCAACGACACCATCCGCGAGGCGCTCACGCGCAACGACGCCGACGAGTACTGGGACCTGTTCCGCAAGTTCACCAAGCGCTTCGCCTTCCGCGACGACTCCGGCCCGGCCGCCGTGCGCGAACTCCTCGACGTCTACGGCGGCAGCCGCATCGTCCACGGTCACAGCCCCATCCCGTACCTCCTGGGCGAGGTCGGCTCCGAGTACGACGGGGACGACGACGGCCGCCCGGTCATCGAGGGACCGCACGTCTACGCCGACGGCCTGGCCATCGCCATGGACGGCGGAGTGACCATGGCCGGAAAGCTACTGGTCTGTCAGCTGCCACTGGCTAACTGA
- the thiC gene encoding phosphomethylpyrimidine synthase ThiC — translation MTTSDTRTPVSDQGESPSGAGKSTGWHKAYIEGSRPDLRVPVRQVHLTNGKAVTLYDTSGPYTDPEIDTDVRRGLTPLRENWIIGRGDTEEYAGRPARPEDDGIKHTSPRGGLRNLDAVFPGRPRQPRRARAGQAVTQLAYARRGEITPEMEYVAIRESMAPEVVRDEIAAGRAVLPANVNHPEIEPMIIGKKFLVKVNANIGNSAVTSSIEEEVDKMTWATQWGADTVMDLSTGRNIHTTREWVLRNSPVPIGTVPLYQALEKVDGKAEELTWEIYKDTVIEQAEQGVDYMTVHAGVRLPYVPLTANRKTGIVSRGGSIMAAWCLAHHKESFLYEHFEELCEILAAYDVTYSLGDGLRPGSIADANDRAQFAELETLGELNKIAKAHDVQTMIEGPGHVPMHKIKENIDLQQEICEEAPFYTLGPLTTDIAPAYDHITSGIGAAMIGWWGTAMLCYVTPKEHLGLPNRDDVKTGVITYKIAAHAADLAKGHPGAQDWDDALSDARFEFRWEDQFNLALDPVTAREFHDETLPAEPAKTAHFCSMCGPKFCSMKISQDIRREHGGTQAEIEQGMAEKSAEFAAAGNRVYLPIAD, via the coding sequence ATGACCACATCGGACACACGCACGCCTGTCTCCGACCAGGGCGAGAGCCCGAGCGGAGCCGGGAAGTCCACCGGCTGGCACAAGGCGTACATCGAGGGCTCGCGCCCCGATCTGCGCGTGCCGGTCCGCCAGGTGCACCTCACCAACGGCAAGGCCGTGACCCTGTACGACACCTCGGGGCCGTACACGGACCCGGAGATCGACACCGACGTGCGCAGGGGGCTCACCCCCCTGCGGGAGAACTGGATCATCGGCCGCGGCGACACCGAGGAGTACGCGGGCCGCCCCGCCCGCCCCGAGGACGACGGCATCAAGCACACCTCGCCCCGCGGCGGCCTGCGCAACCTCGACGCGGTCTTCCCCGGCCGCCCGCGCCAGCCGCGCCGCGCCCGCGCCGGGCAGGCGGTGACGCAGCTCGCGTACGCGCGCCGCGGGGAGATCACTCCGGAGATGGAGTACGTGGCGATCCGGGAGAGCATGGCGCCCGAGGTCGTCCGCGACGAGATCGCGGCGGGGCGCGCGGTGCTCCCGGCCAATGTGAACCACCCGGAGATCGAGCCGATGATCATCGGCAAGAAGTTCCTGGTGAAGGTCAACGCCAACATCGGCAACTCCGCGGTCACCTCCTCCATCGAGGAGGAGGTGGACAAGATGACGTGGGCGACCCAGTGGGGCGCCGACACGGTCATGGACCTGTCCACCGGCCGCAACATCCACACGACCCGCGAGTGGGTCCTGCGCAACTCCCCCGTCCCCATCGGCACCGTGCCGCTCTACCAGGCCCTGGAGAAGGTCGACGGCAAGGCCGAGGAGCTGACCTGGGAGATCTACAAGGACACGGTCATCGAGCAGGCCGAGCAGGGCGTGGACTACATGACGGTGCACGCGGGCGTCCGCCTGCCGTACGTCCCGCTCACCGCGAACCGCAAGACGGGCATCGTCTCGCGCGGCGGCTCGATCATGGCGGCCTGGTGCCTCGCGCACCACAAGGAGAGCTTCCTGTACGAGCACTTCGAGGAGCTCTGCGAGATCCTCGCGGCGTACGACGTCACGTACTCGCTCGGTGACGGCCTCAGGCCCGGCTCCATCGCGGACGCCAACGACCGCGCGCAGTTCGCCGAGCTGGAGACCCTCGGCGAGCTGAACAAGATCGCCAAGGCGCACGACGTGCAGACCATGATCGAGGGCCCGGGCCATGTCCCGATGCACAAGATCAAGGAGAACATCGACCTCCAGCAGGAGATCTGCGAGGAGGCGCCGTTCTACACGCTCGGCCCGCTGACCACGGACATCGCGCCCGCGTACGACCACATCACGTCCGGCATCGGCGCCGCGATGATCGGCTGGTGGGGCACGGCGATGCTCTGCTACGTCACGCCGAAGGAGCACCTCGGCCTGCCCAACCGCGACGACGTGAAGACCGGCGTCATCACGTACAAGATCGCGGCGCACGCGGCGGACCTCGCCAAGGGGCACCCGGGCGCGCAGGACTGGGACGACGCGCTCTCGGACGCGCGCTTCGAATTCCGCTGGGAGGACCAGTTCAACCTGGCGCTCGACCCGGTGACGGCCCGTGAGTTCCACGACGAGACGCTGCCCGCGGAGCCCGCGAAGACGGCGCACTTCTGCTCGATGTGCGGGCCGAAGTTCTGCTCGATGAAGATCTCCCAGGACATCCGCAGGGAGCACGGGGGCACGCAGGCCGAGATCGAGCAGGGCATGGCGGAGAAGTCCGCGGAGTTCGCGGCCGCGGGGAACCGGGTCTATCTGCCCATCGCCGACTGA
- a CDS encoding YibE/F family protein, with protein MTTTEPPTPPPPPEPPGPHGHGPGHGHGHGHSHAHSHGPAAPVSRHLRKVIAAVLIPFATAVLVGLVVLWPGGTPDHERTGVGFDRQTQSATVAKVDTLPCEDVNASQTPPNGDTSTPEGQSAQSRAKGTCKKATIKVTSGPDKGYTFTEIVQPDSPRQLKQGQGVVVAYEPKAPKGLQYSIADVNRKVPMALLAGIFALAVVVVGRLRGVMALVALAVSFLILTFFILPAILQGSNPLVVAVIGASAIMLIALYMCHGLTARTSVAVLGTLISLLLIGLLGSLFIGWASLTGNTDDNTGLIHGLYPDIDMSGLLLAGVIIGSLGVLDDVTVTQTSAVWELHQANPTMGWRGLYRAGIRIGRDHIASVVNTLVLAYAGAALPLLLLFSIAQSSVGTVANSELVAEEIVRTLIGSIGLVASVPVTTALAALVVSADRQGPAAAPGTAGAASSHPAGPGGAVGPGGPGDLGGPGGPGGPGGPSGPGGPSGPGGPTGAEGVGPAGPAGVASPRTGASPARPRLTRGGTGRRRKP; from the coding sequence GTGACCACCACAGAGCCCCCCACACCGCCGCCCCCGCCGGAGCCGCCGGGTCCTCATGGCCACGGGCCTGGCCACGGCCATGGACACGGGCACAGCCACGCGCACAGCCACGGCCCGGCCGCGCCCGTCTCCCGGCATCTGCGCAAGGTCATCGCCGCCGTCCTGATCCCCTTCGCCACGGCCGTCCTCGTCGGCCTCGTGGTGCTCTGGCCCGGCGGCACCCCCGACCACGAACGCACCGGCGTCGGCTTCGACCGGCAGACCCAGTCGGCCACCGTGGCGAAGGTGGACACGCTCCCCTGCGAGGACGTGAACGCCTCGCAGACCCCGCCCAACGGCGACACCTCCACCCCCGAGGGCCAGTCCGCGCAGTCGCGCGCCAAGGGCACCTGCAAGAAGGCCACGATCAAAGTGACCAGCGGCCCGGACAAGGGCTACACCTTCACGGAGATCGTCCAGCCGGACTCCCCCCGGCAGCTGAAGCAGGGCCAGGGCGTGGTGGTCGCCTACGAGCCCAAGGCGCCCAAGGGCCTGCAGTATTCGATCGCCGACGTGAACCGCAAAGTCCCGATGGCCCTGCTCGCCGGCATCTTCGCCCTGGCCGTCGTCGTGGTGGGACGGCTGCGCGGCGTCATGGCTCTGGTCGCCCTCGCGGTGAGCTTCCTGATCCTGACCTTCTTCATCCTCCCGGCGATCCTGCAGGGCTCGAACCCCCTGGTCGTCGCGGTCATCGGGGCGAGCGCCATCATGCTGATCGCGCTCTATATGTGCCACGGCCTGACAGCGCGTACGTCGGTCGCGGTGCTCGGCACCCTGATCTCCCTCCTCCTCATCGGCCTGCTCGGCTCGCTCTTCATCGGCTGGGCCTCCCTGACCGGCAACACGGACGACAACACCGGTCTGATTCACGGCCTTTACCCGGACATCGACATGAGCGGCCTGCTGCTCGCGGGCGTCATCATCGGCTCCCTCGGCGTGCTCGACGACGTCACCGTCACCCAGACCTCCGCGGTCTGGGAACTGCACCAGGCCAACCCGACGATGGGCTGGCGCGGTCTGTACCGTGCGGGCATCCGCATCGGCCGCGACCACATCGCCTCGGTCGTGAACACCCTGGTCCTCGCCTACGCGGGTGCCGCTCTCCCCCTTCTGCTGCTCTTCTCCATCGCCCAGAGCAGCGTGGGCACCGTGGCCAACAGCGAGCTGGTCGCCGAGGAGATCGTCCGTACGCTGATCGGCTCGATCGGTCTCGTCGCCTCCGTCCCCGTCACCACCGCGCTCGCCGCCCTCGTCGTCTCCGCCGACCGGCAGGGCCCGGCGGCGGCACCGGGCACCGCGGGCGCGGCCTCCTCGCACCCGGCAGGCCCGGGCGGAGCGGTGGGGCCCGGTGGGCCGGGTGACCTGGGTGGTCCGGGCGGCCCGGGTGGCCCAGGTGGCCCAAGTGGACCCGGCGGGCCAAGTGGACCGGGCGGGCCGACCGGGGCCGAGGGCGTGGGCCCCGCAGGGCCCGCCGGTGTCGCCTCGCCCCGCACGGGCGCCTCCCCGGCCCGCCCACGCCTCACCCGCGGCGGCACAGGCCGCCGTCGAAAACCCTGA
- a CDS encoding SsgA family sporulation/cell division regulator, with translation MRESVQAEVMMSFLVSEDLSFRIPVELRYETCDPYAVRLTFHLPGDAPVTWAFGRELLVDGVGRACGDGDVHIAPTGPDDLDEAVIRLQVGGDQALFKVGIPPLLAFLDRTDRLVPLGQERTLADFDTHLDEALYRILAEEQSAG, from the coding sequence ATGCGCGAGTCGGTCCAGGCAGAGGTCATGATGAGCTTCCTTGTGTCGGAGGATCTCTCGTTCCGGATCCCGGTGGAGCTGCGGTACGAGACGTGTGATCCCTACGCCGTGCGGCTGACCTTCCACTTGCCCGGCGACGCCCCGGTGACCTGGGCCTTCGGGCGGGAGCTGCTGGTGGACGGGGTGGGCAGGGCCTGCGGCGACGGCGATGTGCACATCGCGCCCACCGGCCCCGACGATCTCGACGAGGCGGTCATCAGGCTTCAAGTGGGGGGTGACCAGGCCTTGTTCAAGGTGGGGATTCCGCCGCTCCTTGCCTTCCTCGACCGGACGGACAGGCTGGTGCCGCTGGGGCAGGAGCGGACGCTGGCCGACTTCGACACGCATCTGGACGAGGCGCTGTACCGCATCCTCGCGGAGGAGCAGAGCGCGGGCTGA